A segment of the Colletotrichum destructivum chromosome 3, complete sequence genome:
GGGCTTAGATGCAGCTGGAAAGGTTTTCCTTTGCTTTTAGACTAGGTTCAGAGGAAATTATTATGTATTTGTGCCAAGTTGGAGAGTATCACGCACACGAAGGGCACTTGGGAGGCCCTCGGAGATaggcctcgtcggccgcccggcggcgacgaaggaCCTGCCGCGGACTTCGTCCTGGATAGTAGGCTTTGTGTTGGCCGTAGGCGACTCGGAAAGGGTTTGCCGAAGGCCTAGCCAAGCGGCAGGGCGCAGCCAACGCGCAGATCAACAGTTATGCAGACACCGTACTCAGAAGAAGGAAGTGGATGTGGAATTATGACTAAACCGACGCCTTGAGCATTCTGTGAAGGATTGGGGGCTAACATCTATTGCAGTCTTCAAAGATCAAGTGTTTGAGTGTTTCGATCGCCGCGTAGTTGAAGGTTCACACGAGAATGCTCGAGGCCTGTCTAGACGACAAGTGAAAGGTGTCAAGCCACGGTAGAGGAAACGTCTAGCGATGGATATTCCAGGGATAGCAAAGCAGCCAAGGGAGTTTCGGCGACACGGCTTTATGGATGTACGAAAATGGACGCCGAGAGAAGCAAAAGTGCCTCTCAAAAGAGGGTCAACCAAATCATGGCCACAACCAACAAGACATAGGCTACACTTGGCTGCATCTCCCAACCCACATCCGATTTCGAGCCAGCGAAACTCATTCTGCAGATTTTAGCAAGGCGACAACAGCATGCTACGTCCATCAAGCTTGAAACAGAATGAAGACTGGAATAAGCGTCCAATCTAATGTTTAAGGTCAACCAGCCAGATGAACCACGCACCTTTGCCATTGCATACGGCACGGCAAGACGGAACTCTTGTTATAGTGCGGCAATTTTCAGACTCGCTGCCAAGTACAAGTCGGTTAAGAGGGAACTTCATGTACGATATCCGTACTGTTTCGAGAAACCTTGACGGGATGCGACGGTGTGGACGGGGCGACTGACTTCACAGGCAAGAAGCCATCCCACCTTGCGCAGTTGGAACCAACACCACAATAAGCCCTTGTGGATGGGCACAGATACGAAATGCGAGTCCGTCGCCAATGCCAAAGTACATACATGTTGACCCATAGAGAACAAACACGGGTACAGTACAACAAGCGCTAGACAAAATGGACGGCAAATACCAAGGTCAACATGCAGCCTGGGCACTGGCAGCTCATGAGCTCTTGGCAGTCTTGGGAGTCCTCTCGCGGGTTCCAAGTCTCCAAATCCTCTACGTAAATGACCGTTACTTGTCACAAGACCAGAGCCCAGATTCTCTCTACCTTTAACACTTGGTTAGTTTAGCTATGAAAAGTTGGCAGTGAAATCGCTAGGCAACGTGATATTATTTTTTTTTGGCATCTAGTGTTGCTTGTAGTTTgccactctttagtacgaataaaAAACTCTTTTCTGCGTACTTATCTATGtaagggggagggaaggttTGATTAACAGCGCTGGCTGCTCGTGAATCTACCCCTCTATTCCCTAAAGTTGGCCTTGCGAAAGGCTCTTTTGATAGTTCGGGTACTGACGCTGCCTCCCGGCCGATACTTTTGTCACCCCACTCACTGTACATGTAGCCAGCTTTAGTAGCCTCTTTAgctccgccgccaggagTAATAAATTGTATACgtgtgtatatgtgtgtatatatgtgtgtgtgtgtatttgcTGTAACACGAAGTCGGAGAAGTGGTTCCTGGACTGTTGGATGAGCCGCCCGAAGATCCTGACTAGGCTGAATTAGTTTAGTCTGCTTGCGGACAATGTGGATGCCAGATGGGGACCTGACTGAAGCGGTTTAGCCTGCTTGCGGACAATGTGGATGAAGGACGGCAACACGGCAAGTCAGATACATGTATGTGTCCCATCCACTCCATGGCCTCCGCTGAATGATGACAAAAAGGGTTTCTCTGAGGTTGAATAAGCAATTATACAGATTGTGTATATATTGGACTATCTCTGATTGTCCTGAGGTGGTTTCGAGAAATCAGTTGCTTCATCCTCCATTCggccaacatcatcatcatgaggGTTACGGTAATCGGAGCCACGGGCGAAACGGGCAGCGCAGTTGTGGACGGGCTGCTCAATTCGCCCGAAGTCACCTTCGTGAGTTACACCCGTAATCTTATGAAACATCATCTCACACATTTCCACACAGGATGTAACGGCTTTGATTCGGCCCGCCTCCATGAGCAAGCCATCAGTACTCCGGCTGCAAGACAGAGGTGTCCATACAACGCCATTTGATATCGACAAGCccatcgaggagctcgcAGCTCAGCTACAAGGTGTGGACGTACTCATTAGCTGTCTTCTGATGAACGAAACGCTCCTTGCGGACGCTGCAAAGAAAGCAGGAGTCAAGCGCTTCGTTCCTTGCTGGTGGGCGACAGTAATGCCCAGAGGTTTTCTATCTCTGCGTGACGGGGTCAGTACCTCGAAAAACTTCACTTTTGTACCTTTTGAGTCAAGGGCACTAACAAAAAGTCTCTTGCTCGATTAGAAAGAAGCCTTGTTGGACCATATTCGGAGACTCCATCTGCCCTACACAGCCATCGATGTTGGATGGTGGTACCAGATCAGCCTCCCACGATTGCCCTCAGGCCGGCTTGATCGTAATCTCCTGCTCTACAGCGCATACATTCCAGGAGACGGTAGCGTTCCCTCCGGTAGAACCGATCGCAGAGACATTGGGAAATATGTCGCCCGTATTATAGCAGACCCGCGCACTTTGAACCGCAAGGTCTTTGCGTACACGGATCTCCGCACCCACAACGAAGTCTATGACACAGTTGAACAGCTCAGCGGGGAACAAATTCCTCGAATTCACGTAAATATTATCCCTCCCGCTTTCTTTTAcagggtttttttttttttttttttcgatTTGTTTTTCTTTCAAATTTAGTCATCGTTTTCCCTTCTTGAGTCACGCTGAGGCCAGATTCTTTTTTAGCGCACGGCCGAAGAGGTCGAAGCCGAGATTGCAAAGTCAAAGGATGATCCCGAAAGGTTTCTCGACCATTACCACTATTCATACCACATGTCGTGTGACATTAAGGGAGAGAACACGCCGGAATACGCACGATATTTAGGCTACCTTGTCGCTAAGGACCTCTACCCTGACTTACATGGCATCTCCTTTGAAGACTTTGTCAAAGAGACGCTTGAGAAGGGTTTGGAGCCCATGTATGAGATGAACCGGGACGTCATGCTGAAGTATGGTACACTTGCCTTTAGAGGCGCAAATTTGAAGGATTCAGCTTAGCATCTGTACTCGGTTGATAACATTGTCAAGTAAATCGGACAAATATTACGCCAATCGCACCAAGGCATTAGCAGTAATAACATGTTGACTGTTACAGTATGTAGTAGGCAGGCAGGAGGTAGACGCTGTGCAGACGGTTGTAAGTTTGGGTTCTAAGCTACAGTTCAGGCTCTATCCTTCGTGGGCATAGGCTCTGTTGACAAGACGTAGCTTGAAGAGCAACGATCTAGGATTGATTTCAGAGATAATGTGGAGTTTGACAGGTTACTAGCTAATGAAAGTCGAGTCTAACCTCCTAGGCCTAGACTTGTTGAGATACCATAGCGTACGCTAACGCAGCGCTGTAATAGCACTGATAAGATGCAGCCTGGACACTGGCGACTCCTGGGCTTTTGGCAGTCTTGGGACTCCTCTCGCGGGTTCCAAGTCTCCAACCCCTCTACTTGAATAAATGTTGCTTGTCAAGACTTCTCCAAAGTTGCTGAAACTAACTGCAGCGAGTGGAACATGACCGACGAGTATCCCACTGAGACGGTCGACATCGCGGTGTTTACTCCCAGCGCAGCCAGCGTCACCTCCCTCACTGCCGGAAATTCGGGGCAATGCGCTCATCGGACCGGCTGTGAGTGGCTCGTTTGGGAGAATATGCCTGAGAGCCATGTCAAAAAGGCGCTCGGCATCGGTCTGCTCATCTATTACGCTGCGACGTTGATACGGCACTGGCTCCAGTGTGTTGGACGATTTGTATACGGCAGCAACTACATTTGGTAGATGCCTTAATGCCTATGAATGGTGCAGTTGCCGTACAGCAAAATCGTAGTTCTACTCTTACAATATTATCACAGTCAAGAACCTAGCTCTACATACCTTGACACTGCAACTAGATATTTAAGTTGCCGGTTAGAGATAAAAGCTTACTTGGATATAAAACCCTTAGTCTATAAATTTAAATCAGAGTTGAAGTAAACTAGATTTTCGCAGGACTTACCCAGTAAAGAGATTCAAGACGACTGGTCACCTCAGGCTTTATCTAATTAGGGAACATTTTCTGATCCATTGAAATGCT
Coding sequences within it:
- a CDS encoding Putative NmrA-like domain, NAD(P)-binding domain superfamily, translated to MRVTVIGATGETGSAVVDGLLNSPEVTFDVTALIRPASMSKPSVLRLQDRGVHTTPFDIDKPIEELAAQLQGVDVLISCLLMNETLLADAAKKAGVKRFVPCWWATVMPRGFLSLRDGKEALLDHIRRLHLPYTAIDVGWWYQISLPRLPSGRLDRNLLLYSAYIPGDGSVPSGRTDRRDIGKYVARIIADPRTLNRKVFAYTDLRTHNEVYDTVEQLSGEQIPRIHRTAEEVEAEIAKSKDDPERFLDHYHYSYHMSCDIKGENTPEYARYLGYLVAKDLYPDLHGISFEDFVKETLEKGLEPMYEMNRDVMLKYGTLAFRGANLKDSA